Sequence from the Clupea harengus chromosome 20, Ch_v2.0.2, whole genome shotgun sequence genome:
aaaaacggactgttttacaaataaatacataacgtAATTTCTGACTAAATGTCATTAGAATTtggaattttaatataaaatgaGGATGTGCATAGTCCAATATAGCATGGTATAGTACTAtagagtatagtatagtatagtatagcatagcatagtagaGTAGAGAATATATCTCACCCCTAAACGCTCACCTGATCGTCAGTGTCGTCAATCAATTTCTCGTTGTGCACATGCGGTAGAGTCTGTATTTCAGTGTTATCCAGACTGATGATGCTTTGATTGCAAGGTCTGACATACTTCAGATCACTCTTTCTGGAGTCTGTTGTCCTGTAATGCTCGTAGTTGTACACATGTTGCAGAGTTCCTGTACCCCCCACGTCTGCGTAAAGGGGTGGGTAATACGGAATAACCGGTAGATTTCCGTTGGATTTATAAAACATCCGGTCACGTCTCCATCTAAAACATTTTACTGACAGTATGGCTATTATGGATAcgatgaagagaaaagaaactaCAGCCAGGGCCAAGACGAGATAAAAAGTCAGGTTGTCATTGTACTCCTTATCGTGCGTAAAGTCACTGAACTCTGAGAGTACTTCTGGAAAGCTGTCAGCCAACGCCACATTCACATTGACTGTAGCAGAGCGAGAGGGCTGTCCGTTGTCCTCCACTACAACAGTGAGCTTTTGCTTCACTGCATCTTTATCTGTGACTTGGCGAATAGTCCTTATTTCTCCATTCTGTGTGCCCACTTCAAATAGCGCTCTGTCTGTTGCTTTCTGTAGTTTATATGAGAGCCAGGCATTCTGCCCCGAGTCCACATCAACAGCAACTACTTTAGAGACAAGGTAGCCCACATCTGCTGACCGAGGCACAATTTCAGCAACGAAGGAACCACTGGTCTGTACTGGATAAAGAATCTGCGGTGCGTTGTCGTTCTGGTCTTGAATAGTTATGACCACGCTGACATTGCTACTCAGTGGGGGAGAACCACCATCCTGCGCTTTTACGTGGAAATGGAAATATTTAAGTTGCTCATAATCAAACGAGCGCACAGAATGAATGACACCGCTCTCAGCATTGACAGACACATAAGAGGAGACGGAGACTCCATTAACTGAGGATTCCTCCAACATATAAGACACTCGGGCATTCTGATTCCAGTCTGCGTCTTTAGCTAATAGCCTGAAAATAGAGATCCCCGGTGTGTTGTTTTCTACAACTGAGGCCTCATACGAGCTCTTTTCAAACACGGGCGCGTTATCATTGACGTCTGATAGTCGTAACGAGAGACTGATGCTGCTGGAGAGCGATGGCAAACCTGCATCATTGCACATCACTGTGATATTATACACTGAATTCATTTCTCTGTCTAAATCATCATCTGTAACGAGACTGTAAAACCCATTTGTTGTCGTTTTTAGAGTAAACGGTAAATTATCCTTGGTTAAGCACTCAACTCGACCGTCATCTCCAGAATCGGGGTCCTGCACTTTAAACATGCCAACTACAACTCCAGGCTTCGAATCTTCAGCAATAACATTTGACATTGATAATATATTGATTGTGGGCGCGTTATCATTAGTGTCTAAAACATCGATCTGTACTTTACACGAATCAGTTAGACCCCCTTCATCACTAGCTTGCACATCTATTTCGTAATGTTGTGCTTTTTCATAATCAACGGTTCCTTTCAACTTCAACACTCCACTTTTCTCATCTATTTCAAACATGTCGCGTGTTTCATCCATAATATTTGATATGGAATATACGATGTCTCCGTTAGAGCCTTGGTCTGCGTCTGAAGCACTGACTGTTGTTAAAACTGTGCCCTTTGGAACATTCTCTTCGACACTTGCCTTATAAATCGGCTGCGTAAAAACAGGCGCATTATCATTTATATCTAAGACAGTGATGTGAATCTGTGCAGTACTAGATAACTGTGGGTCTCCCCCATCTACAGCAGCTAAAACCAAAGATAGAGTATCTTGCTTTTCCCGGTCCAATGGCTTCTGTAAAACCATTTCGACAAATGTTCTACCATCTGGCTGGTTTTTCAATTTAAGTACAAAATTATCATTTGTATTCAAAGAATAACTCTGAAGACCATTCACGCCAACATCAGCATCATTTGCCCTCTCTAACACAAATTTAGCCCCAATAACTGCCGATTCACTGATTTTAAATTTCATGTCAGTCTTTTCGAAGCTCGGGGGATTGTCGTTTATGTCCGTGATTTCAACATTAATGCTATATAATTCCATGGGATTTTCCAGAATAATCTGAAAATGCAGGGCGCATGGCGTCCTCTGCCCGCACAACGTCTCTCGATCTATCCTCTCCTTGATAAGCAGGACCCCTCTGTCTTTATTCAGCTCGATGTATTCAGTACTGTCCTCCGTATAAATACGTGCTTTGCCGGATTTCAGTCTTTTCAAATCTAAACCCAAATCCTGCGCTATGTTACCGACCAAAGAACCTTTCGACATCTCCTCGGGAATAGAATAACTGACCTGCCCGTGCACCGAACAGAAGAAGAGGAGCAAAGAGAACAACAATACTTGCCACACGACGGTGTTGCCCGACATTTTCTCTTTGTCAGAGGTACACAGTAAAATCCGTGAAATAAGGGTATTCCTTTGGCTTGCTCGCCCTTTTAATGCAAACACAACGTGTTTTTCGTCGTTTGTATAGCCACAATTAAAGAGTAAAACATCCACATCCT
This genomic interval carries:
- the LOC116225202 gene encoding protocadherin gamma-A2-like yields the protein MSGNTVVWQVLLFSLLLFFCSVHGQVSYSIPEEMSKGSLVGNIAQDLGLDLKRLKSGKARIYTEDSTEYIELNKDRGVLLIKERIDRETLCGQRTPCALHFQIILENPMELYSINVEITDINDNPPSFEKTDMKFKISESAVIGAKFVLERANDADVGVNGLQSYSLNTNDNFVLKLKNQPDGRTFVEMVLQKPLDREKQDTLSLVLAAVDGGDPQLSSTAQIHITVLDINDNAPVFTQPIYKASVEENVPKGTVLTTVSASDADQGSNGDIVYSISNIMDETRDMFEIDEKSGVLKLKGTVDYEKAQHYEIDVQASDEGGLTDSCKVQIDVLDTNDNAPTINILSMSNVIAEDSKPGVVVGMFKVQDPDSGDDGRVECLTKDNLPFTLKTTTNGFYSLVTDDDLDREMNSVYNITVMCNDAGLPSLSSSISLSLRLSDVNDNAPVFEKSSYEASVVENNTPGISIFRLLAKDADWNQNARVSYMLEESSVNGVSVSSYVSVNAESGVIHSVRSFDYEQLKYFHFHVKAQDGGSPPLSSNVSVVITIQDQNDNAPQILYPVQTSGSFVAEIVPRSADVGYLVSKVVAVDVDSGQNAWLSYKLQKATDRALFEVGTQNGEIRTIRQVTDKDAVKQKLTVVVEDNGQPSRSATVNVNVALADSFPEVLSEFSDFTHDKEYNDNLTFYLVLALAVVSFLFIVSIIAILSVKCFRWRRDRMFYKSNGNLPVIPYYPPLYADVGGTGTLQHVYNYEHYRTTDSRKSDLKYVRPCNQSIISLDNTEIQTLPHVHNEKLIDDTDDQVSV